GTGGCTTGTCGAGGTCCTTGAATGGATCCGCCACCTTGCCAATGTCCACTTTGCTGGTCACATGAGGCAGTCTCTGGCTCGCCACTCTGTGGTAGTCAGTGGCCGATGATGGAGACTTCGGTTCGGATGTGGGCTTGGCTTGGGCCTTGACGATGGCCTCCAGGGTAGAGGGATTCCTCACCAGGCGCCGTTGGTAGGCGTGCTCTTTGGGACGCACACCCgctaaatttgattttttggcaGGCACTTTCCGTCCATTCTGGTCCCAGTTGGCGGCACTCTGACGGATGACAGTGAGTAGCGATGGCTTGACCACCACTTCCACAGGACGCGGTCGCTTGGCGCCATCTCTACGATGCAGCGTGGTCACCGGCTGGCGGGGCGAACCCCTCCCCTCTAGATTGAACGCAAGTATGAGGGAATTTGGCCTGACGGAATGCAGGTTGATGAACTGCTCGCGGCGCAGCGATACATAGCACTTGCCCTGCTCGAGGAGCTGCCGTGTGGGTGCATTGGGTTGATAGCCAATCCGAAAGGAGTCCTCTGGCTCTGACACGGCCAGCAGATCGGCCAGATGCTGTTTGAGCAATGCCCGCTCTGGAGCTCTTTTGGACATCTTGTGGCTGCCTCCGGGGTGACGATGGTTGGTATCCTGATCCTCCGTCTCTTCTGCCTGCACTGCGTTCACTGTCCGCCTGGGTCTATAGACCAGCTCCTTGGTGATCAGCCTATGGTGCTTGTCCCGCGCCTCCTGGGCCTTCATAACCGCCGACTTGGCCGCCCTGATCCTGGGCATTCGTACCTTATTGCTGGTGGTCACCTCAGTGCGGTTCCACGGTGATTTCTTCTTTTGCTCCCAAACCATCTGAAAGGAGGCGATATATAGAATATACAATACAAACTAATCCCATATACATCCTACATATATAATCCTAACAAGGGTTTTGAATTTATAGGTGACCCAGAAGGGTTACCCATGTGAGATGTAAAATACCTATTAAATTTTGTTGGGTAATGCATGAACTGCTACCTGACAACTCTCCTGGGCATCCGTAATGCTCCTGGCGCTGGCCTTGTGACTGGCGTGACGCAGGTGCTCCTGCTCGCCGGGTTGGCCCTGGAAGACGGGCACTGGCTGGTGATTGGACGATCTCCGCCAGCCTTCGAGCTCGGAAACGACGTGATACCTCTTGGCGCCGGGACGACGGCTGCGGTATCTTCTGTGATTCCCGCTGAACCAGGTTTGTGTCGTCATCCGAACGGATGGCTGCGTCTTCATCTGCTGCTCGAGATTCAGCAGCTGGCGCTCCCTGTCGGTGACACTGGTGGTTTGCCACTTGGTGGCCAGTTCGGGTGTCATCAGTTCGCTGGCTACGTAGGGCTGACGATGTCCCCTATTCTCCTCCTCCGGCTCGGAGTTGTCCTGCTCTCCCATCGGCAGATAAAACTCCGAGCACTCGCTGCGAAGACGACTGCCATCCTTTCGCCTCTGGAGCTGATGCTCCTCTTCCTCGCTCTGCTCTTTGGTAATCCTCAGCTGGGGGACTGCCCGGCgttccacctcctcctcctcctcggcggGACGCAGTCGTGGTACATAGAAACGCTTGCTGAGCACAGCGGTCCACAGATTCGACGAGGGCAGGAGCAGCGGTCGCATCGAGGACTGGCGCCAAAAGAGCAAAGCGCGCCCATGCAGCGTTTTGGGCGCATAACGCGTCTTCACCGACAGCACGCAGCTCGTCAATCCCGAGTGCTCACCCTTCTTCGCCAGGCAGCGACTTAGGAGGCTGAAGCTCAGTCCACGTCGCTCCGTTTGGACGGGCTGTTTGCGG
This Drosophila simulans strain w501 chromosome X, Prin_Dsim_3.1, whole genome shotgun sequence DNA region includes the following protein-coding sequences:
- the LOC6726242 gene encoding protein xmas-1 is translated as MKSLVAQTECQLRPLKVSSLVSALKAARGDHQGKSSAVCRLVAQIAEADKVKYQWTPNLTSLIDRKDASTRHQWRPHVSHSTRHVRKQPVQTERRGLSFSLLSRCLAKKGEHSGLTSCVLSVKTRYAPKTLHGRALLFWRQSSMRPLLLPSSNLWTAVLSKRFYVPRLRPAEEEEEVERRAVPQLRITKEQSEEEEHQLQRRKDGSRLRSECSEFYLPMGEQDNSEPEEENRGHRQPYVASELMTPELATKWQTTSVTDRERQLLNLEQQMKTQPSVRMTTQTWFSGNHRRYRSRRPGAKRYHVVSELEGWRRSSNHQPVPVFQGQPGEQEHLRHASHKASARSITDAQESCQMVWEQKKKSPWNRTEVTTSNKVRMPRIRAAKSAVMKAQEARDKHHRLITKELVYRPRRTVNAVQAEETEDQDTNHRHPGGSHKMSKRAPERALLKQHLADLLAVSEPEDSFRIGYQPNAPTRQLLEQGKCYVSLRREQFINLHSVRPNSLILAFNLEGRGSPRQPVTTLHRRDGAKRPRPVEVVVKPSLLTVIRQSAANWDQNGRKVPAKKSNLAGVRPKEHAYQRRLVRNPSTLEAIVKAQAKPTSEPKSPSSATDYHRVASQRLPHVTSKVDIGKVADPFKDLDKPRIKEKEVAASWKQAYVVISKMYDAINPYRRRAYPGKKCVVKDKTDGYFLAKRNSSTTAIAQPGSSKKVKPPKPPVVSPKVQVPSVLHKQKSRENLGPGTKKTEKLSR